GTTTTCGATGATTAACTACGCGCGCTTCTTAAAAGTAGATCCTGAGAATGCTTTAGAACGTACCAACAAAAAATTTATAAAACGCTTTCAATATCTAGAAGGGAAAGCTAAAGAAGCTGGAAAAGCGTTAAAGGATATGACGTTGGCAGAAATGGATGTGTATTGGAACGAAGCTAAGAAATTGTAATTAGCCTATCGTCAATCACTATTTCTGAAAAGCCTACCTCGTTTTTAATTCGTTCTAAGTTTTCACCATTGTAAAAAATTACATGTGTGGGGTCATTTTTATAATACCATTTTTTAAAATCTGAAATGGTCTTTGTTGTCTCCCAAGTATTAGTCATACAAAATAGTTTTCCATTGGGTTTTAGTAGTCGTTGAAGTCGCCTGAATTCTTTTAGCGGATGGTGAAAATGCTCCATTACTTCGCAACACACTATAAAATCATATGTTTCTTGCAGCACCCCAGTGTTTGGATGAAAAAATGGATCGTACAGTTTCATGGTATATCCTTTTTCAGCAAGAAGTTTAGTAATAACGGGCCCTGTACCAGCACCATAATCTAACCCAATTTTATCTGAAGAAAATGTACGCGCTACGGCATCGATAATAGGGAAAACAAAGTGTTGGTAACCTGTATCGTTTATATCATTGTTGTGACTTAGATACCGTTCTTTTTCTGCAGCTGCGTCTAAATAGTGCAACGGATTTCGAAAAACGGAGGTACAGGAAGTACATTTCAGAAAATCATGACGATTATCTTTGTAATAGCTTTCGATAGTCTCATTATTACAAAGAATACAGGAAGTCATTACGAATTACTTCTAGCCGATTTAATTTGAATTAACTTTTTCTTCCAAACTTCTAATTGCTCTTTATGTTTAGCAATGTTTTTATGTACTTCTGCCACCATAGGGTTGTCATCTGGTACATGTTGAAAGAACCCAAGGTTATTTTCTAATTGATTAATTTCAGCTTTCGCCTCTCCAATCTTTTTAGAAATAAAGTACTGCTCGTTTTGCAACTTGCGCTCATCTTCCTGAGATACCATAGAGCTCAGTTTATTTTCATACTTAATAAGCTCTGCTTCATTCTTTCCAAGGTCAAGTTTTTTGAAAAGTCCGTCAAGCACTTTATTGAAGTCTTGTTCAATACCTTTTTTCTTGTAAGGTACTCGTCCTAACTCCTTCCATTCCTTAATGGAATTTTTAATCGATGCTAAATCGGCTTTATGATCGCCGGTTAATTCAGATTTTTTCAATGCTGCAAGTAGCGTTTCTTTTTTAGCGAAATTGTCTTTCTCTTCCTGACTTGCCTCATTTTTCTTGGTGTGAATTCTGTCAAAATAATGATTACAAGCCGCCTTAAATTCTTTCCATATC
This Rasiella rasia DNA region includes the following protein-coding sequences:
- a CDS encoding class I SAM-dependent methyltransferase, with protein sequence MTSCILCNNETIESYYKDNRHDFLKCTSCTSVFRNPLHYLDAAAEKERYLSHNNDINDTGYQHFVFPIIDAVARTFSSDKIGLDYGAGTGPVITKLLAEKGYTMKLYDPFFHPNTGVLQETYDFIVCCEVMEHFHHPLKEFRRLQRLLKPNGKLFCMTNTWETTKTISDFKKWYYKNDPTHVIFYNGENLERIKNEVGFSEIVIDDRLITIS